Proteins from a genomic interval of Capsicum annuum cultivar UCD-10X-F1 chromosome 4, UCD10Xv1.1, whole genome shotgun sequence:
- the LOC107869525 gene encoding 7-deoxyloganetin glucosyltransferase: MNHTKESKLSKPHALCIPFPAQGHINPMFKLAKILHVKGFHITFVNTEFNHRRLLKSQGPNSLNGFPSFRFESIPDGLPPSNEDATQDVPSLCESSKKSCLAPFRDLVTRLNDNSSFPSITCIVADAAMSFTQQVSEELGVPNIGFWTASGCSLWAFMQYPELVEKGYAPLKDESYLDTIIDWIPGMKGIRLKNLPSFIRATVDEPSYIIMKFITEEIVDKIPKFSALILNTFDTLESDVLQQISTLFPEVYTIGPLHRSLLNKQTQDEYLKSIGSNLWKEDTHCLEWLDTKKSNSVVYVNFGSVTVMSNEQLIEFAWGLANTKVNFLWIVRSHLVMGDSAILPHEFLEETEERGLLVGWCPQEQVLSHPSIGGFLTHCGWNSTFESISFGVPMLCWPFFADQQTNCWFNCNRLGVGMEVDSNVKREVIEELVRELMIGEKGKEMKENALKWKKLAEKASNSSDGSSYMNFEKFVSHVLLRNGLSL, from the exons ATGAATCATACAAAGGAATCCAAATTGTCCAAGCCACATGCACTATGCATTCCATTTCCAGCACAAGGCCATATTAATCCTATGTTCAAATTAGCCAAAATTCTCCATGTCAAAGGCTTTCATATCACCTTTGTTAACACAGAATTTAATCATCGTCGATTGTTAAAATCACAGGGTCCAAATTCCCTGAATGGCTTTCCTTCCTTTCGTTTTGAGTCCATCCCTGATGGACTCCCTCCCTCTAATGAGGATGCCACACAAGACGTTCCGTCGTTATGTGAGTCATCTAAGAAGTCATGTTTGGCCCCTTTTAGAGACCTTGTTACGAGACTAAATGATAATTCCAGTTTCCCTTCTATTACTTGCATAGTTGCTGATGCTGCTATGAGCTTCACTCAACAAGTTTCTGAGGAGTTAGGTGTCCCTAATATTGGCTTTTGGACTGCTAGTGGTTGTTCCTTGTGGGCTTTCATGCAATATCCTGAACTTGTGGAAAAAGGTTACGCTCCGCTAAAAG ATGAAAGTTATTTAGACACGATTATAGATTGGATACCTGGCATGAAAGGCATTCGTCTAAAAAACTTGCCAAGTTTCATCAGAGCCACAGTGGATGAACCAAGCTATATTATAATGAAATTTATAACGGAAGAAATCGTGGACAAAATTCCCAAATTCTCTGCACTCATTTTGAACACTTTCGACACATTAGAGAGTGACGTTTTGCAACAAATATCAACTTTGTTCCCTGAAGTTTATACAATCGGACCCTTACATCGCTCTTTGTTGAATAAACAAACTCAAGATGAATACTTGAAATCAATCGGATCAAATCTATGGAAAGAAGATACTCATTGTCTCGAATGGTTGGACACGAAGAAATCAAATTCCGTTGTTTATGTGAACTTTGGAAGTGTTACAGTGATGAGCAATGAGCAGTTGATTGAATTTGCGTGGGGACTTGCAAATACTAAAGTGAATTTCTTGTGGATCGTTAGATCACATTTAGTCATGGGTGATTCGGCCATTTTACCACATGAATTCCTTGAGGAGACTGAGGAAAGAGGTTTATTAGTTGGTTGGTGTCCTCAAGAGCAAGTTTTAAGTCATCCATCAATTGGAGGATTTTTAACTCACTGTGGATGGAATTCAACTTTCGAAAGTATATCATTTGGTGTGCCCATGTTGTGTTGGCCTTTTTTTGCAGATCAACAGACAAATTGTTGGTTTAATTGTAACCGTTTGGGTGTAGGGATGGAAGTCGATAGCAATGTGAAGAGGGAAGTGATTGAGGAActtgtgagagagttgatgattGGAGAAAAGGGTAAAGAGATGAAAGAAAATGCATTGAAGTGGAAAAAATTAGCTGAAAAAGCTTCCAATTCTTCAGATGGATCATCTTATATGAATTTTGAGAAGTTTGTTAGCCATGTGCTATTACGAAATGGTCTTTCACTTTAA